The following are encoded in a window of Brevibacillus ruminantium genomic DNA:
- a CDS encoding PDZ domain-containing protein — MTMHGDILSILAGFGRFFLNPVFYLFLLLIYLHYRRQMLLERQLFAVRIQSPLQQTVRALGMGVAGGLLISCLSAALGIVIQMQDLWLLWGLAALLALIRLRYLCFAYAAGLLAIFQPVASLLPGLESAPVIGGVWNMIAQAKPMPLLALVAIMHLIEALLVRWNRGRDASPLFVEGQRGRIVGAYLLHSFWVTPLVLFVPVDAGGFSGTLYSGWPFFASGAASYGLLLLPSVTGFSALTQTETAERKAGQISRQLTAYALLLLGLTALALLWSPLTFLAALFALLGHEGLFWLGEWQERQKAPYFIQSSRGVKVMAVLPGTPAEEIGIRPGEIIVKVNGQAVHKKEDLYPALQVNSAFCKMEVLTLEGEVKFVQCAVYAGNHHQLGIIVVPDASTRVFVDMQQASVVQLVKQKLEKLNLGA; from the coding sequence ATGACAATGCACGGAGATATTCTGTCGATACTTGCAGGGTTTGGCCGTTTCTTTCTGAACCCTGTCTTTTACTTGTTTTTGCTGTTGATTTATTTGCACTACCGACGTCAGATGCTTTTGGAAAGACAGCTTTTTGCCGTTCGCATTCAAAGCCCTCTCCAGCAGACGGTACGCGCCCTCGGAATGGGGGTGGCAGGGGGTCTGTTGATCTCATGCTTGTCGGCGGCTCTGGGAATTGTCATCCAGATGCAGGATTTATGGCTGTTGTGGGGACTGGCTGCTCTGTTGGCCCTGATCAGATTGCGTTATCTTTGTTTTGCCTATGCCGCTGGCTTGTTAGCCATTTTCCAACCAGTGGCGAGCCTTCTGCCCGGACTTGAAAGTGCGCCGGTGATCGGAGGGGTGTGGAACATGATCGCTCAGGCAAAGCCTATGCCGCTTCTAGCTTTGGTGGCCATCATGCATCTGATCGAGGCGCTCTTGGTCCGTTGGAACCGAGGGAGAGACGCTTCGCCATTATTTGTAGAGGGACAGCGCGGGCGGATCGTCGGCGCCTATCTGCTGCATTCCTTTTGGGTGACGCCGCTCGTGCTGTTTGTTCCCGTAGATGCGGGCGGATTTAGCGGTACGCTGTATTCCGGTTGGCCCTTCTTTGCATCCGGTGCAGCGTCCTATGGTCTTTTGCTGCTCCCCTCGGTTACCGGCTTTTCTGCGCTGACACAGACGGAAACAGCCGAGCGAAAGGCTGGGCAAATTTCCAGACAGCTGACAGCCTACGCGCTTTTGCTGCTTGGACTCACGGCCCTGGCTTTATTGTGGTCGCCGCTGACCTTCCTGGCAGCACTGTTCGCACTCCTGGGCCATGAAGGCTTGTTCTGGCTGGGCGAGTGGCAGGAAAGACAAAAAGCGCCTTACTTTATTCAATCCTCACGCGGGGTGAAAGTGATGGCCGTGTTGCCGGGGACACCTGCGGAGGAGATCGGGATTCGTCCCGGTGAAATCATCGTGAAAGTAAATGGACAAGCTGTGCATAAAAAAGAAGACCTTTACCCTGCCCTGCAGGTCAACTCCGCCTTTTGCAAAATGGAAGTATTGACGCTGGAAGGAGAGGTCAAATTCGTGCAATGCGCCGTCTATGCAGGCAACCATCATCAATTGGGGATCATCGTCGTACCGGATGCGTCCACACGTGTGTTCGTGGATATGCAGCAGGCAAGCGTTGTGCAGTTGGTAAAGCAAAAGCTGGAAAAATTGAATCTTGGTGCGTGA
- the uvrA gene encoding excinuclease ABC subunit UvrA, whose amino-acid sequence MPLEHIVVKGARAHNLKNVDVVIPRDKFVVLTGLSGSGKSSLAFDTIYAEGQRRYVESLSAYARQFLGQMDKPDVDSIEGLSPAISIDQKTTSRNPRSTVGTVTEIYDYLRLLYARVGRAICPHHGIEIQSQTIEQMVDRVMEYPERTRLQILAPMVQGRKGEHVKLLEDIRKQGFVRVRVNGEIRDLSEEIKLEKNKKHSIEVVVDRIVVKPDVQARLADSLETALRLADGKVIVDVMEQEELLFSEKHACPICGFSIGELEPRIFSFNSPFGACPECDGLGVKLEVDPDLVVPDITKSLNDGAVGAWEPKSSTYYQQLLESACRHFGIRLDIPYEELSDEHKQILMYGSQGEKIQFRYENEFGQVREATVPYEGVIPNLQRRHLETSSDYIREQIEGFMSQKHCPVCKGHRLRQESLAVRVGDRSISELTDLSIIDARQFVDSLDLTEKEAKIANLILKEIKARLHFLIDVGLDYLTLSRAAGTLSGGEAQRIRLATQIGSSLMGVLYILDEPSIGLHQRDNARLIKTLEHMTKLGNTLIVVEHDEDTMMACDYIIDIGPGAGIHGGNIIAAGTPQEVMENPDSLTGAYLSGRKFIPVPMERRQPNGKWLTIEGAKENNLKNVTAKLPLGLFVAVTGVSGSGKSTLINEILYKTLARDLNRAKAKPGEHRRINGLEHLDKVIDIDQSPIGRTPRSNPATYTGVFDDIRDLFSSTNEAKVRGYKKGRFSFNVKGGRCEACSGDGIIKIEMHFLPDVYVPCEVCHGKRYNRETLEVKYKGKSIADVLEMTIEDSLEYFRNLPRIERKLQTLVDVGLGYMKLGQPATTLSGGEAQRVKLASELYRRSSGRTLYILDEPTTGLHTDDIDRLLKVLQRLVENGDTVLVIEHNLDVIKTVDYIVDLGPEGGTRGGQVIATGTPEEVATVKGSYTGEYLGPILERDRARTLEKWEQLVSK is encoded by the coding sequence ATGCCATTGGAACATATTGTGGTAAAAGGTGCCCGTGCTCACAACCTGAAAAACGTCGATGTCGTCATTCCGCGTGACAAATTCGTTGTGCTTACGGGATTGTCCGGCTCGGGTAAATCATCGCTTGCATTTGATACGATCTATGCAGAAGGACAGCGCCGGTACGTGGAGTCGCTTTCTGCTTACGCCCGACAATTTCTCGGGCAGATGGACAAGCCGGATGTGGACTCGATTGAGGGACTGTCCCCTGCCATCTCGATTGACCAGAAGACGACCAGTCGCAATCCGCGATCCACGGTTGGAACTGTAACCGAAATCTACGATTACCTGCGCCTCTTGTACGCCCGTGTCGGCAGAGCCATCTGCCCGCATCACGGCATCGAGATTCAGTCACAGACCATCGAACAGATGGTGGATCGTGTGATGGAATACCCGGAACGCACTCGTTTGCAGATTCTGGCGCCGATGGTGCAGGGACGAAAAGGGGAGCATGTCAAGCTTCTGGAGGATATCCGCAAACAGGGCTTTGTCCGCGTGCGGGTAAACGGAGAGATTCGCGATCTCTCCGAAGAAATCAAGCTGGAGAAAAACAAAAAACACAGCATCGAGGTCGTCGTAGACCGGATCGTGGTCAAACCGGATGTACAGGCGCGTCTGGCTGATTCTCTGGAGACAGCGCTTCGTTTGGCGGACGGGAAAGTGATCGTGGACGTCATGGAACAGGAAGAGCTGCTGTTTAGCGAAAAGCATGCCTGCCCGATCTGCGGTTTTTCCATCGGTGAGCTGGAGCCGCGCATTTTCTCCTTCAACAGTCCGTTCGGTGCCTGCCCGGAGTGCGATGGATTGGGTGTCAAGCTGGAGGTAGACCCGGATCTGGTCGTCCCGGATATCACGAAATCGCTGAATGACGGAGCGGTCGGGGCCTGGGAACCAAAATCCTCCACGTATTATCAACAACTGCTGGAGTCAGCCTGCCGGCACTTTGGCATTCGGCTGGATATCCCCTATGAGGAGCTTTCAGACGAACATAAACAGATCCTGATGTACGGAAGCCAGGGAGAGAAAATCCAGTTCCGGTATGAAAATGAGTTTGGACAGGTTCGAGAGGCGACTGTTCCGTACGAAGGGGTCATCCCCAACCTGCAGCGCCGCCATCTGGAGACCAGCTCTGATTATATCCGCGAGCAGATTGAAGGCTTCATGAGCCAGAAGCATTGTCCGGTCTGCAAGGGACATCGCCTGCGTCAGGAAAGTCTTGCGGTGCGGGTGGGAGATCGCAGCATCTCGGAGTTGACGGATCTGTCGATCATCGATGCCCGTCAATTCGTCGATTCGCTGGATCTGACGGAAAAAGAGGCGAAGATCGCCAACCTGATCCTCAAAGAGATCAAGGCTCGCCTTCACTTCCTGATTGACGTCGGTCTTGATTATCTGACACTCAGCCGCGCCGCCGGTACGCTCTCAGGCGGAGAGGCGCAGCGAATCCGGCTGGCCACCCAGATTGGGTCCAGCTTGATGGGGGTTCTCTACATCCTGGATGAGCCGAGTATCGGGCTGCATCAGCGTGACAACGCCCGTCTGATCAAGACTTTGGAGCACATGACCAAGCTGGGCAATACGCTGATCGTCGTCGAGCATGACGAGGATACAATGATGGCGTGTGACTATATCATCGACATTGGTCCTGGTGCCGGCATACACGGGGGAAATATCATTGCCGCCGGAACGCCTCAGGAAGTAATGGAAAACCCTGATTCTTTGACCGGAGCTTATCTGAGCGGACGCAAATTCATCCCGGTTCCGATGGAGCGCCGTCAGCCCAATGGTAAATGGCTGACGATTGAAGGGGCCAAAGAGAATAACCTCAAGAACGTAACGGCAAAGCTTCCTCTTGGTCTTTTTGTTGCTGTGACCGGGGTGTCGGGCTCAGGAAAAAGTACGCTGATTAATGAAATTCTCTACAAAACACTGGCCCGCGATCTGAATCGGGCCAAGGCCAAGCCGGGCGAGCATCGGCGAATTAACGGACTGGAGCATCTGGACAAGGTCATCGATATCGACCAGTCTCCGATTGGCCGGACACCGCGCTCCAATCCGGCAACCTATACCGGCGTGTTTGACGATATCCGCGATCTGTTTTCTTCGACCAATGAAGCCAAGGTTCGCGGCTACAAAAAAGGCCGCTTTAGTTTCAACGTAAAGGGAGGCCGCTGCGAAGCGTGCAGCGGTGACGGGATTATCAAAATCGAAATGCACTTCCTGCCGGATGTGTACGTGCCATGCGAAGTATGCCACGGAAAACGCTATAACCGGGAGACGCTGGAAGTGAAATACAAAGGGAAGAGCATCGCCGATGTTCTGGAGATGACGATCGAGGATTCCCTGGAGTACTTCCGCAACCTGCCGAGAATTGAGCGGAAGCTGCAAACGCTGGTTGATGTCGGACTCGGTTACATGAAACTGGGCCAACCAGCCACGACGCTCTCTGGAGGAGAAGCGCAGCGTGTCAAGCTGGCTTCGGAGCTGTATCGCCGAAGCTCAGGCCGCACACTCTACATCCTTGACGAGCCTACTACCGGCCTGCACACAGATGATATCGACCGCCTGCTGAAGGTCCTGCAACGTCTGGTAGAGAACGGTGATACGGTACTGGTCATTGAGCATAATCTGGATGTGATCAAAACCGTCGATTACATCGTCGACCTGGGGCCGGAGGGCGGTACCCGCGGCGGACAGGTTATTGCCACGGGGACGCCAGAAGAGGTGGCCACCGTGAAGGGCTCCTACACAGGCGAGTATCTGGGACCGATTCTGGAGCGGGATCGCGCGCGTACGCTGGAAAAATGGGAGCAGCTTGTCTCCAAGTAG
- the uvrB gene encoding excinuclease ABC subunit UvrB, whose amino-acid sequence MDRFELVSEFQPSGDQPTAIAGLVEGVLAGKRHQTLLGATGTGKTFTAAQVIAQVNKPTLVMAHNKTLAAQLCAEFKEFFPNNAVEYFVSYYDYYQPEAYIPQSDTYIEKDSSVNDEIDKLRHSATSALFERRDVIIVASVSCIYGLGSPEEYRELLLSLRVGMEKGRDEILHRLVDIQYDRNDINFTRGTFRVRGDVVEIFPASHSEQAIRVEFFGDEIERITSIDVLTGEILGQRDHVAIFPASHYVTREEKMKRAVQNIELELEKRLAEFREAGKLLEAQRLEQRTRYDIEMMLEMGFCSGIENYSRHLTGLPEGHAPYTLIDYFPDDFLLIMDESHMTLPQVRAMYNGDRARKDVLVEHGFRLPSARDNRPLKFEEFEAKVHQAIYVSATPGPYELERCPEVVQQVIRPTGLIDPTVTVRPIKGQIDDLIGEIQATIAKDERVLVTTLTKKMSEDLTDYLKDVGIKVRYLHSDIKTIERMQILRSLRLGEFDVLIGINLLREGLDLPEVSLVAILDADKEGFLRNERSLIQTIGRAARNAEGRVIMYADKITDSMQAAIRETERRRAIQTEYNEKNGITPQTVKKAVREVIEATKVAEEKADYLPHAEFKKMPKKDRLLVIERMEEEMKEAARNLLFERAAELRDLILELKAEL is encoded by the coding sequence ATGGACCGTTTTGAATTGGTATCGGAGTTTCAGCCGTCCGGTGACCAGCCGACAGCCATTGCCGGTCTGGTCGAAGGAGTGCTGGCCGGCAAGCGGCATCAGACACTCCTGGGGGCGACAGGTACGGGGAAGACCTTTACGGCTGCCCAGGTAATTGCCCAAGTGAACAAGCCGACGCTGGTCATGGCCCACAACAAGACGCTCGCTGCGCAGTTGTGCGCCGAATTCAAGGAGTTTTTCCCGAACAACGCCGTGGAATACTTCGTCAGCTACTACGATTACTATCAACCGGAAGCGTACATTCCCCAGTCGGACACGTATATAGAAAAGGATTCCAGCGTCAACGACGAGATCGACAAGCTCCGCCACTCCGCGACGAGTGCGCTGTTTGAGCGGCGCGATGTGATCATCGTCGCTTCGGTGTCTTGCATATACGGCTTGGGTTCACCGGAAGAATACCGGGAGCTGCTGCTGTCGCTGCGTGTTGGCATGGAAAAAGGCCGGGATGAGATCCTGCACCGTCTGGTGGACATCCAGTACGACCGCAATGACATCAACTTCACCCGCGGCACATTCCGCGTCCGTGGAGACGTGGTGGAGATCTTTCCGGCGTCCCACAGCGAACAGGCCATTCGCGTCGAGTTTTTCGGTGATGAGATCGAGCGGATTACATCCATTGATGTCCTGACCGGAGAAATCTTGGGGCAGCGTGATCATGTCGCGATCTTCCCTGCTTCCCACTACGTCACGCGGGAAGAGAAGATGAAGCGTGCAGTTCAAAACATCGAGCTGGAGCTGGAGAAAAGACTGGCGGAATTCCGTGAGGCCGGCAAGCTGCTGGAGGCCCAGCGTCTGGAGCAGCGCACCCGCTACGATATTGAGATGATGCTGGAGATGGGCTTTTGCTCCGGCATTGAAAACTACTCGCGTCACCTCACGGGCTTGCCCGAGGGGCACGCGCCGTATACCTTGATCGATTATTTTCCTGATGATTTTCTGCTCATCATGGATGAGTCGCATATGACACTGCCGCAGGTTCGTGCGATGTACAACGGGGACCGCGCCAGAAAGGACGTCCTGGTAGAGCATGGCTTCCGCCTGCCGTCCGCGCGCGATAACCGCCCGCTTAAATTTGAAGAGTTTGAAGCCAAGGTACACCAGGCGATTTACGTGTCAGCTACGCCTGGACCCTATGAGCTGGAGCGTTGCCCAGAGGTCGTACAGCAGGTGATCCGTCCGACCGGTCTGATCGATCCTACCGTAACTGTCCGCCCGATCAAAGGGCAGATTGACGATCTGATCGGAGAGATTCAGGCGACGATTGCCAAAGATGAGCGTGTGTTGGTCACCACCCTGACGAAAAAGATGTCGGAAGATCTGACTGACTACCTGAAGGATGTCGGCATCAAGGTGCGTTATCTCCACTCGGATATCAAGACGATTGAGCGCATGCAGATTCTGCGTTCCCTCCGTCTTGGCGAATTTGACGTGCTGATCGGGATTAACCTGCTGCGGGAGGGCTTGGACCTGCCGGAGGTCTCGCTTGTCGCGATCCTGGATGCGGACAAAGAGGGCTTCCTGCGCAACGAGCGCTCTTTGATCCAGACGATTGGCCGCGCTGCCCGGAATGCTGAGGGACGGGTCATCATGTACGCGGACAAAATAACGGATTCGATGCAGGCGGCGATCCGCGAGACTGAGCGCCGTCGTGCGATCCAGACAGAATACAATGAGAAAAACGGAATTACGCCGCAGACGGTCAAGAAGGCGGTCCGTGAAGTCATCGAAGCGACCAAAGTAGCGGAAGAGAAAGCGGACTACCTGCCGCATGCAGAATTTAAGAAGATGCCGAAAAAAGATCGTCTGCTGGTAATCGAACGGATGGAAGAAGAAATGAAAGAAGCCGCGCGCAACCTTTTGTTCGAGCGCGCAGCCGAATTGCGTGATTTGATTCTTGAGCTGAAGGCAGAGCTCTAA
- a CDS encoding 3'-5' exonuclease, whose product MNYILFDLEWNAVTKKHHCPEIIEIAAIKLKEVDGMLVSGETFHSFVRPCFPLSKRTKKLLPVKTPDTWLAGRFFKVLQRFHKWIGREPHVLVSWGPDDKDVFRKNCEFHRLDASWLERHVDFQRICMELFQFPKGQQIGLKKAVELIGSSFEGIHHSAKDDTRNTVRVFQAVYRKLTQNQNWLEEALQPVKKQKEEFTEEYVTKIHELINKRMHLRLGRKQLAASCGMSNKSLLKIENLVRVATEEQLHLLETELNKLHKQMKSDMQETGNLDCGFYCIKNMSDGKHTNLQESLKSIL is encoded by the coding sequence ATGAACTACATCCTGTTTGACCTTGAATGGAATGCCGTAACGAAGAAGCATCATTGTCCGGAAATCATCGAGATTGCGGCGATTAAGCTAAAAGAGGTGGATGGCATGCTGGTATCCGGCGAGACATTTCATTCGTTCGTCAGGCCTTGCTTTCCTCTTTCTAAGCGAACCAAAAAATTGCTTCCAGTAAAGACTCCCGACACGTGGTTGGCCGGCCGCTTTTTCAAAGTGCTGCAACGATTTCACAAGTGGATCGGCAGGGAGCCGCACGTCCTCGTTTCCTGGGGCCCAGATGACAAAGATGTGTTCAGGAAGAACTGTGAGTTTCATAGGCTTGACGCAAGCTGGCTTGAGCGGCATGTTGATTTTCAACGAATATGCATGGAGCTGTTCCAATTTCCAAAAGGGCAGCAGATTGGATTGAAAAAGGCGGTGGAGCTTATCGGCTCGTCATTCGAGGGGATTCACCACTCTGCAAAAGACGACACCCGAAATACAGTACGCGTATTTCAGGCGGTGTACCGCAAGCTGACACAGAATCAAAATTGGCTGGAAGAAGCACTGCAACCAGTGAAAAAGCAGAAAGAAGAATTTACAGAAGAGTATGTCACCAAGATCCACGAGTTGATCAATAAGCGAATGCATTTGCGGTTGGGGCGAAAGCAGCTTGCGGCTTCGTGTGGCATGAGCAACAAATCATTGTTGAAAATCGAGAATTTGGTCAGAGTCGCTACAGAAGAACAACTGCATTTGCTGGAGACAGAATTGAATAAACTGCACAAGCAGATGAAGTCAGACATGCAGGAAACAGGCAATCTTGATTGCGGGTTCTATTGCATCAAGAATATGTCAGATGGCAAACATACCAACCTACAGGAATCATTGAAATCGATACTGTGA
- a CDS encoding helix-turn-helix transcriptional regulator translates to MKQGERLHYVLSTIKERPGITAEELADLCKVSTRTIYRYIRSMDNLGVRIVTETNKGYKLIESPVPTTSQLSPEEFLAISLFPLITGQTKMKQNALYKPFESAMQKIVNRFKVNDDLLKLSKKIRIHAPKEEREQEQVLQAILESIAREVTIICDYYTMSRDSLTEKRMIDPYELVLRQGNLYVIGYCHTRDDVRTFRLSRFQAVEMTEKKYYVLDDFHVDTHYQNTWGATADAEQVTFTIRFSKDVARYIREERYHIDVRYEEEADGSLLMQVTTRGAEEFLRWVKQYGEHAVILEPKEYREMMLEEYSALVKKYLEEPCR, encoded by the coding sequence ATGAAACAAGGAGAACGCCTTCACTATGTCTTAAGTACCATAAAAGAGCGTCCAGGTATAACTGCGGAGGAATTGGCAGATTTGTGCAAGGTCTCGACGCGCACGATTTACCGCTACATCCGAAGCATGGATAACCTCGGCGTCCGTATCGTGACGGAAACGAACAAAGGCTACAAGCTGATCGAATCTCCCGTCCCGACCACATCCCAACTAAGTCCAGAAGAATTTTTGGCGATCTCCCTGTTCCCTCTAATAACGGGCCAGACGAAAATGAAGCAGAACGCCTTGTATAAGCCGTTTGAGTCAGCTATGCAGAAGATTGTGAACCGTTTTAAGGTAAACGATGATTTGCTCAAATTAAGCAAGAAGATACGTATACACGCTCCAAAAGAAGAGCGGGAACAAGAGCAGGTGCTGCAGGCGATCCTGGAGAGCATCGCGCGCGAGGTGACGATCATCTGCGATTATTACACGATGTCCCGTGATTCGCTGACAGAAAAAAGGATGATCGACCCATACGAGCTGGTACTTCGCCAAGGCAATCTCTATGTAATTGGGTACTGCCATACACGGGATGACGTGCGGACGTTCCGGCTGAGCCGCTTCCAGGCAGTGGAGATGACAGAGAAAAAGTACTACGTGCTGGATGATTTCCATGTCGATACCCATTACCAAAATACATGGGGAGCTACGGCAGATGCCGAGCAGGTCACATTCACGATCCGCTTTTCGAAGGACGTGGCACGCTATATCCGAGAGGAGCGCTACCATATTGACGTGCGCTACGAAGAAGAAGCAGACGGCTCCCTCTTGATGCAAGTCACCACGCGAGGCGCAGAAGAGTTCCTCCGCTGGGTCAAGCAGTACGGAGAGCATGCGGTTATCCTGGAACCGAAGGAATACCGGGAAATGATGTTGGAAGAATACAGCGCGCTGGTCAAAAAGTACTTGGAAGAACCCTGTCGGTAG
- a CDS encoding HD domain-containing protein, protein MEYVKSAIACLPESLVNTARRFFDGQDPAHDWEHNLRVIALCERIGREESADMDILRPAALLHDIGRAEERKTGECHAEISARLVPELLVPYGYSDGSITCIQQVILAHRFRKERPPTTVEEQILFDADKLDSIGAIGIARVFTYSGVIAQPLSSDDPHQHTPLAEFEWKLSRIKERLFTKTAREIAEERDTFMVLFFERWKKEIEGEV, encoded by the coding sequence ATGGAGTACGTGAAGTCTGCTATTGCCTGCTTGCCGGAATCTTTAGTAAACACGGCCAGGCGCTTTTTTGATGGACAGGACCCCGCCCATGATTGGGAGCATAATCTGCGAGTAATCGCTCTGTGTGAAAGAATCGGCCGGGAAGAGTCAGCTGACATGGATATTTTGCGCCCTGCGGCCTTGCTCCACGACATCGGCCGGGCAGAAGAGAGGAAAACGGGGGAGTGTCATGCGGAGATCAGTGCCCGTCTCGTCCCGGAGCTGCTGGTTCCGTACGGTTATTCCGATGGGAGCATCACTTGTATCCAACAGGTGATTCTTGCCCATCGTTTCCGCAAAGAACGGCCCCCAACTACAGTGGAGGAGCAAATCTTGTTTGATGCAGACAAACTGGATTCAATCGGTGCGATTGGAATCGCCCGCGTTTTCACGTATTCGGGCGTGATCGCTCAGCCGCTTTCTTCAGATGATCCTCATCAGCATACGCCGCTGGCCGAATTTGAATGGAAGCTGAGCCGCATCAAAGAACGGCTGTTCACCAAGACGGCCCGTGAGATTGCGGAAGAGCGAGATACCTTTATGGTTCTGTTTTTTGAAAGGTGGAAAAAAGAGATAGAGGGGGAGGTATAG
- a CDS encoding flagellar hook assembly protein FlgD — translation MSDTVKVNNSSNIQPHLSYKGKKEFSTELDQNAFMKLMLEQLKQQDPLSPMDNSQFLQQTSMMTMVEKLTKMTMLMEQSNNSMLTLREYENLIGRTATYDLQQKDELTGDVTHTKKTAMIESVYLDQGKIYFRMKDEPTPIARDWVEGLESKGFSGNSLDNSLKYADMIGKEVSYKESRQVDQNGQSSTVDEIKNGVIVGFTMKNNAVQFQLDNGSSIGVENITGMSVKPENLPMDHTLQYAQMIGYSITFTESNTQPDGSSSTTESSGLIKAVSMKNGLVEFVLDDGKKVKLNQITGYEAQAYT, via the coding sequence ATGTCAGATACAGTCAAAGTCAACAACAGTTCGAATATACAGCCCCATCTCAGCTACAAAGGAAAAAAGGAATTCTCCACCGAGCTGGACCAGAACGCCTTTATGAAGCTGATGCTGGAGCAATTGAAGCAGCAAGACCCGCTCTCGCCAATGGACAACTCGCAATTCCTGCAGCAGACCAGCATGATGACGATGGTCGAAAAGCTGACCAAAATGACCATGCTGATGGAGCAATCCAACAACAGCATGCTTACCCTGCGTGAATACGAAAACCTGATCGGCCGAACAGCCACCTATGATCTGCAGCAGAAAGATGAGCTGACTGGAGATGTCACACATACGAAAAAAACAGCGATGATCGAGTCCGTTTACCTCGATCAGGGGAAAATCTATTTCCGCATGAAAGACGAGCCAACACCTATTGCCCGCGACTGGGTTGAAGGCCTGGAGTCCAAAGGCTTCTCCGGCAACAGTCTGGACAACAGTCTGAAATACGCCGACATGATCGGCAAAGAGGTCTCCTACAAGGAGTCCAGACAGGTAGATCAAAATGGACAGTCAAGCACGGTAGACGAGATCAAAAACGGTGTGATCGTCGGCTTTACCATGAAAAACAATGCCGTTCAATTTCAGTTGGACAATGGGTCTTCCATCGGCGTAGAGAATATTACCGGGATGTCGGTCAAGCCGGAAAACCTGCCCATGGACCATACGCTGCAATACGCGCAGATGATCGGCTACTCCATCACCTTTACCGAGTCGAATACGCAGCCTGACGGCAGCTCGTCGACAACCGAGAGCAGCGGGCTGATCAAAGCGGTCAGCATGAAAAACGGTCTGGTCGAATTTGTCCTGGACGACGGGAAAAAGGTGAAGCTGAATCAAATTACGGGATACGAGGCCCAAGCCTATACCTAA